The Polypterus senegalus isolate Bchr_013 chromosome 1, ASM1683550v1, whole genome shotgun sequence genomic sequence gtgcttggtgtttgtgtgtgtcctgcggtgggttggcaccctgcccaggattggttcctgccttgtgccctgtgttggctgggattggctccagcagacccccgtgaccctgtatttggattcagcgggttagaaaatggatgtatgttCCAGCATAACTTCCGAACgactggagcaattttcatgaaacttggtacacgtttttcaatggtcgactaaaaataatGTAGGGTGAACCCTAACCTATccacttctgggtagggtggagggtgatcttgtggtcttgtatgcatgttatcatccagttgacactcagaatgaccacaagcgggcgaactggaggtgactgccaggaTTCTTTATGTCTGAGCGCCACCACACCtctgttgcttttaaaattaaatagagttggcctgTTCCAACcatcaactgaatgataacatacatacaagactgtaagacaagcacattagtgagctttcattgtttgttaattcatttttattttaaaagttgtgtttttttaaattatacttttctcaaacaaataaaaaaaaaaacaaaacactttattttcctcctcggCAACGCTGGGTAATTgagctagttttaaataaaatttcatcAGGAGTTACACATTGAAAACTTTGCgttatttttctagtttttttctttctgattatTGAAACATATGTgattataacatactgtatatatagctgccattttgagaattatttttccttttcttatagACTCTATTGAATGTCTACCATGTCAACCAGAATTTTGGTCAAATCATGGAAGAAATCAATGCATTATGAAAGAAATCGAGTTTCTCTCATATGAAGATTCAATGGGACTTACACTAACTACAACCGCCTTAACTGGTGTTTGCCTTTCCCTTGctattttgactgtttttattcATTATCGCCACACTCCAGTGGTGAAAGCAAACAATTCTGAGCTAAGTTTTCTTTTGCTGGCATCACTGACATTATGCTTCTTTTGTGCTTTATGTTTCATCGGACAACCTACAAATTTAAGTTGTATGTTGAGACATGTGATGTTTGGAATTAGCtttgttttgtgcatttcttGCATTCTTGTAAAAACCATTGTTGTCATAATGGCCTTTAAAGCTAAACTGCCAGGTAATAACCTAATGAAGTGGTTTGGGGTTCCCCAGCAGAGAGGTAcagtatttttctttacattaataCAGTCTGTAATATGCATTGTATGGCTGTCAACAGCGCCTCCTGTTCCAAATAAAAACACCAAAATTCAAAGTGTTAAAATTATCTTTGAATGTGATGTTGGATCGCTCACTGGATTTAGCTGCCTACTGGGATATATTGGCTTTTTAGctggcatttcatttattttagcatttcttGCTAGAAATCTTCCAGACAGCTTTAATGAAGCAAAATTCATCACATTTAGCATGCTGATCTTCTGTGCAGTTTGGATAACATTTATTCCTGCTTATATTAGCTCTCCTGGAAAATACACAGTGGCTGTGGagatatttgccattttagcTTCAAGCTTTGGGGTCCTATTTGCAATATTCCTTCCCAAATGttatatcattttaattaaacctgagaaaaataacaaaaaagctcTCATGGGTAAACCAGCAACTAAAAAATAGtgtctttcaaaaatatttcataattatttgTGCCATATcactttttgtatttgattttgagTCTGCAAGAATAAATCCTTCATTGTGTTCCCAATCATTTTCTATGAAAATTATCTTCAGTTTGACTGCTTTGTTTTGAAAtactcaaaataattaaaaagatgaaAGCAAAATTTCTTCAGTAGTTTGTGATTATTTTACAGAGGCATAcaggtttaaattaaaagaccatttttcttttcatgatcAATGTCATCCTAagctttaatttttcttcagaaaaacaaaaatagcaattattaaatatatatgagTGTTGTTTTAAAATTACCATGTTGTTTACTTTTTTACACAGCAGCAATTAACAGTGGGAATTctgaaattcaaattaaaatactgGCTCAAATTACTAATAGATCTCCAAGGATTGTTAATTTAAGGTATAAAATACATTGCTGAAGTGAGCAGTATTAGTTAGGCATTCTCCAACAATGATACACATTCTGTACGCTGCTCTCTACCTGAGGATGCTGAATGCTGCTTTATATGCTTCAGAACCCTCCTGCAAAATTCAAGGAACATTTCAGCTAAacagtttatataaaaaagggGATATTATGCTGGGAGGCATTTTTGAAATAAGCACCAAAACAATTGTGCCAGATTTATCCTTTCAGACAAAACCAGGACAATGGAGATGTGACGGGTGAGATATTATTTTACTGCTGTATAGTTAATGATGTTGTATCtagtaaataaatgtttaatgtaaGCAGTCatgatgtatgttttttaatcatttgtcaAAGTTACTGTTTCTACAGTAAACATATATTCACTGTAATTATGCTGTATTTTTGTAAATGGAACAGTCTATAGAGAAATGTTATCTGTATAATGTCCTGGTAAACTGTAATCGTTTTTCATATTTGCTGTGAACAATCATGTTCTGGGACATAAAGTATCATCTATtaccacattttcatttcttaatttacagtgtatttatttacatgtaaataaaataaaacagaaaacattttggtatatttttgttatcttaagaaaatgtattttgttgtgAAGAAAGTCCattattgtttttggttttgatagGGTAGATATATCAATCTTTCAAAGGGCACAAACAATGATCTTTGCAATTGAAGAAATCAACAGGAATCCAAGCTTTCTTCCTAACGTTACGCTGGGATACAGAATAATCGATAACTGTGAGAAACTGCCAATAGCTCTCAGAGCAGCCGCTGCTTTAGTTGGTGGTTTGGATGACATTAGCATGGATTTCAACTGTAAAGGTTCCCCTCCTGTTCTTGCTATTGTAGGGGATCCAACATCAACCAACTCAATAGCTCTGTCAAGAATATTAAGTCTTTTCCGAATGCCTCTGGTAAAGTACATAATCAATTAAATGCATTTATGCGatgtgcaaagaaaaataatgaaatgatttATTAAATACCTGGTTTAAACATACTGATTCACAATCAGTGCATTTATAATAAAGCTTTGCCATCTAAATATAACCTGCAAAATAACTGTAAAGTAAATTACAAAGTTATCAGCATGAAAAGTATTGGCAAAATCATATGAAATCTGGCATACAGGGGCATGATAAGAAGACAAAAACTATACAGTACCCATAACACATTGATGATAGTAaccattgttttattatattacaaatttaacaaattatattTCAGGCATACGTATCTATTATTAAATCATAATGCATATGTTGCATTATATAATGTAGACATGTTTTAAGCAAATGCTACATTTTTATGGCAtacacatttaaatttaattttacaaaccaaaaaaaaatgaatgtactgtatgggTAACAGGCATTGAAACAAATTGGCAAATGTTTAATAGATTGCCATTTGACATTGGATTATGTATTTCATATGTATGTGCTACATAACTGTACTTTTAACAAAAACTATAGTATCTTATTCTGTCTTGTCTGCTTTAGATTAGCTATTATGCAACCTGTGCCTGCTTGAGCAATAAACAAGAGCACCCTTCCTTCTTTAGGACAATTCCAAGTGACACTTTTCAGGTGAAAGCAATGATTGAGATTCTGAAACATTTTGGCTGGACTTGGGTGGGTGCTATAGCAAGTGAAGATGACTATGGTCAAAATGCTATGGCAGAACTTAGTGAACAAATCAAAAGCATTGGCTGCCTTTCCTTCATTGAAACCATCCCAAAagtcaatcaaaaaatgaaaattatcaaaataCTGGAGACAATTAAAATATCAACTGTAAATGTCATTATTGTATTTGCATCTGGAGTGGATATAAGTGCATTGGTAAAGGAAGTTGTTTCCAACAATATTACAGGAAAGCAGTGGATTGCAAGTGATGCATGGAGTACTACTCATTCATTGGCTACCAAAGAAAACTTTGCTTCCTTTGGTGGGACAATTGGCATTACTGTACGCAGAGGTGAAATTCCAGGTCTAGAAAACTTTCTGGTTCAACTTCATCCAAATACATACCCAAATAACACATTGATTATTCAGTTCTGGGAAGCAATGTTTGGGTGCACATTCCAGCAAAATATAAATAACCAAACATCCTCTTCTTTGGGGCCGAATAAGATCTGTACAGGTGATGAGGATATACAAAGTAAAACAACTCCTTATTCTGATGTATCACAATTAAGAGGGTCTTATAATGTGTATAAGGCTGTGTATGCCTTGGGATATGCTCTTCATAATGCAATGAACTGTGAATATGGAAAAGGACCATTCATGAATAATTCTTGTGTGGATGTCACAAGTATGCAGCCTTGGCAAGTAAGTGaacagtttcaaataaaatgtaaaaagaagaaatatgtacaataattatacatatatactcagcaaaaaaagaaacatcctctgactttcaactgtttttactttcagtaaacttaatgtgtaaatatttgtatgaacactaaaagagtcaacaccataagacataaactaaaaatgtttcacaatgtgtccctgaatgaagggaggctcaaaatcaaaagtaccagtcagtatctggtgtggccaccagctgcttgaagtactgcagtgcatctcctcctcatggactggaccagatttgtcagttcttgctgtgagatgttaccccactcttccaccaaggcacctgcaagttcctggacatttctgggggggaatggccctagccctcaccctgcgatccaacaggtcccagacgtgctcaatgggattgagatccgggctcttccactgcgagaatgatcagctgtccttcctgtctccctgtagcgctgtcttaggcgtctcatagtgcggacatggcaatttattgccctagccacatcagcagtcctcatgcctccctgcagcatgcctaatgcacgttcacgcagatgagcagggaccctgggcatctttctttgggtgtttttcacagtcggtagacaagtctctttagtgtcctgcgtttttagaactgtgaccttaaatgcctactttctgtaagctgttaaggtcttaacgaccattccacaggtgcatgttaattaattgattatggttaattgaacatgcatggaaaacattgtttaaaccctttacaatgaagatctgtaaagttatttggatttttaaaacaatattgttgaaatacacagtcctggaaaaagggacgtttctttttttgctgagtactGTATATAAGACTACAAAGCCATAAGTTCTTATTCAACAGTCTCATGCCTGCAAAATACTgaagtcatccagatgattttGAATTTAAACAGCAATTTTTTATGATTATGGATATTCCAAAAGTCAGTGAAACACAGCATATCTTCTTTAAGATTGCATGCTTTTGTGGTTTTGCACACTGCAAACATTACAATATAAATCAATCAGACAGTTATATGTTGTGCTCTTAAAAATAACACTcccttttttggtttatttattccCTTTAAGCTTTTTCACTACCTGAAATATGTTAACTTTACAAATCATTTAGGAGAAAGAGTGGCCTTTGATAAAAACGGAGATGTCCTTGCTGTATACGACATCCTAAACTGGCAATGGGATGAAGATGGCAGTGTAAAAATCAAAACTGTTGGTCTTTTTGATATGACTGCATCATCAGGGAAAGAACTCCTTATGAATGAAAGCAACATCTTTTGGAATTTTGACTCTAGAAAAGTGAGTAAACAGCAAAAAATCCAACTCTGTTTTAGGGGTCTTTCTACAGAGTACAGTATATGccaaactataataataataatgatgataataagttgcatttatagagcac encodes the following:
- the LOC120518189 gene encoding extracellular calcium-sensing receptor-like, whose amino-acid sequence is MLNAALYASEPSCKIQGTFQLNSLYKKGDIMLGGIFEISTKTIVPDLSFQTKPGQWRCDGVDISIFQRAQTMIFAIEEINRNPSFLPNVTLGYRIIDNCEKLPIALRAAAALVGGLDDISMDFNCKGSPPVLAIVGDPTSTNSIALSRILSLFRMPLISYYATCACLSNKQEHPSFFRTIPSDTFQVKAMIEILKHFGWTWVGAIASEDDYGQNAMAELSEQIKSIGCLSFIETIPKVNQKMKIIKILETIKISTVNVIIVFASGVDISALVKEVVSNNITGKQWIASDAWSTTHSLATKENFASFGGTIGITVRRGEIPGLENFLVQLHPNTYPNNTLIIQFWEAMFGCTFQQNINNQTSSSLGPNKICTGDEDIQSKTTPYSDVSQLRGSYNVYKAVYALGYALHNAMNCEYGKGPFMNNSCVDVTSMQPWQLFHYLKYVNFTNHLGERVAFDKNGDVLAVYDILNWQWDEDGSVKIKTVGLFDMTASSGKELLMNESNIFWNFDSRKVPESICSKSCLPGTRKATKKGKPICCFDCVPCADGAVSHQTDAIECIQCPEDFWSNPGRNLCVLREVEFLSYSDAMGITLSTTALSGACFSVAVLVIFIQYRYTPVVKANNSELSFLLLTSLTLCFLCALCFIGQPSYLTCMLRHVVFGISFVLCISCILVKTIVVIMAFRATMPGNNVMKWFGTAQQRGTVFLFTFIQSLICIIWLMAAPPIPARNTKYQNAKIILECDVGSLTGFSCLLGYIGLLACICFILAFLARNLPDTFNETKFITFSMLIFCAVWITFIPAYISSPGKYTVAVEIFAILASSFGLLFAIFAPKCYIIILKPERNSKRALMSKSVLTK